Genomic window (Corvus cornix cornix isolate S_Up_H32 chromosome 4A, ASM73873v5, whole genome shotgun sequence):
ACCCAGGTTCTCACTGATGCATACTAACTTGCAATCTCTTTCAGATTAGGAAAAATTGAGAAGTTTGTGTAGAAAAACCTACCAACGCTTGCAGTGGGTGTCATGCACAGAACTGACCCTGCACACCATGCATGGAAGCGTGGAAAGATGAACAAAAGGGATATTTCATTAGTGAAGCTTCAGTGTTAGATATCACTTTAACTAAAAAGCAGGTATTCTCCTTGCAGCATTCAATATTTAAGCACATGCAAACAAATTCTGCATATTGGTAGACAAATAGTTTAAACTCAGTTTTAAGAGATCATAGCAAAccaaattaattctttaattcTTGAGTAGTAGAGAATAAACTCCTCCCACCTTGGTATTATATGACACGATTAATCCCAGAAATCTGGGTTGTTTGGGATTTCTTGGGTATTGGGTATGCTGATTTCTTTCTGATCatgtcagcagaaaaaacacTGCCCTTAGAAGAACGTCACACTCATGTTAAAACTGACTTTCCAAAAGCAATTTACTCCCACAAGCAGGGACTGGGATTCAAAGTCTCTAGTTTAAGCTGAAagaggcatttatttttctggactTGAAAAAATTGCAGTGGTGATGCTGTTTTCAAGAGACAGCCTGactccccctgccatggcaacCCATGATGTTGATCTCTCAACAACTGAACAAGAGATACTAAGAAAAGCAACagctcccttcccctccccacgGTGAGGGCTGCAATGTGCCacctctctgctttgctttcctgagcGCTGCCAAGGCCGAGCCCAGATCTGGAGTCTGATGTGTAACATAAATTCATCACAGATCCATCCTCTGACTGGAAatttgctgctctgcccagcatTAATGTCTTCAGAAAAGAGCAGATGACAGTAAGCAGCCCTGTTATGCATCAGCCCTGCAGTAATTTCACTGCCATAAGAccagcaccacagcacagcaagTACAGCTGGGTACAGCTGATTTATGGTATTCCATCAGAAATGCATGTCCTTATGTCAACTTTGGCAACTGCGACCTTGAGGAAGAGAAGTGTGTAGCCAGCTGGGGGACCTGGCATTCCCCAAAGtgcttcctgttttctgttttgtgcttCCTGAAGAAGTATTTCACTTGGCATCTGACAGAACTATTGTAAGgtcagctcagcccagcccctccaACACTTTGCAGAGCACAAGGTAAAAGGCTACGACTCCACCTCTCCACATGAGAATCCACTTCCCTGGAAGAACATCTTGGCAGCTGCTGAGTTCTAAGTGCTTCCAAGGGCTGTCATAACAGAAAGGCCACATAAGCACAGGGTTTAGGTCCCCGTTCCCTGGACCCACACTCCACCTGAGAAAGTTTGCTCTCAGGACAGGATTGTCTCTAAAGCTTTTCCCCCGACCCCAAAGAACAACAGGGCCACAGTGCAGGTTCACTGTGTGTTCACCTCCAGGGGTCAGCCCAGAGAAACACTTGGTGTATTTTTGGAAACATCATCTGACAAGTAAATACAgcattaaacattaaaaacactGGGCATTAATTTTCTTATGATGCTCTGAACGATAATAATGATACTAAAACACGAGGTATCAACCCTGGAATAGTCCTAATTCAGCCACTTATAATACTTTCCACTCTAAGcaggttttggttttcatttgaCTGCAGTTAATTTGCCAGTCAGAAGTCAGTCACATCTGCCACATTAATATTTCCAGTCCTATAAGAATTACTGAACTGTATCTTTCAATTTAACTCTGAGACCTTAAAGGTACAATAAAAGCTGGGAgttaaattgcttttaaaaatcttaggGTATTGTACTGGTCAAAAGACAAGAAAGAGGGAAATATATGCCTTTAAAGAGGATTATATAATCTGTATTTACTAAAGACTAACCTTTCCCTCTATAAACATCACAGCTGCTGCAATATGTAGGTCAGTAAGATACAAGCTCAGGAAGGTGCCTACAGGCTCAAGAGAGCATGCATAGAGGTCCATAAGACACTTTAACATGAGTCCATAAGACGGCTACGCAAGAGTCAAAGAATTAATTTGGGATTAACCAGTTGAACcataaggagaaaaacagaaaatgtgaattcAAGAAACATGCAGACATTTTTCTTAGTttgactgctttaaaaaaaccccaaaccacacaaaaaGGGCTAAGAAGGATCTTTACATGTGAAAAGCTCTAAACTGTAGtagatgaagggaaaaaagtcaaacaacaaatgttaatttttcatccatttttaaCATGAACCTACACACCAATACTCTTTTGCTAAGGACTCTTACAAAACTGCTCATTAGCTGAACACCAAGGTCACAAAATAAACCATGATGGTGGGGAAAGCGAGGAGACACTTACCTGTAGGGATGAATGTAGGCTGTTGCAACTGCATGTTGGCTAGAGCCTGTTGGTAGTGGAAAACGCTTGGGTTAAAGACTGTGGTGGCACCATTGTTTTTTTCAAGTGCTGGCCTCTTTGGTAAAGGTTGAAGTGCACCAGGCGGCAGGGCCTGTGGATAAGGAGTCATTAAAGACACGTGGAGTAAATGAAGGGGCCCAGATGTAGGTCAAGCATGCAATAAATAATAGGGGGTCTTGGCTGCAAATCACCTGCAACTGTATCAACTTAGCaagacaggaaagagaagagcagcTAAGTCACAGTACGAGTAGAAACAATAGCTTCACTAGGTAAGCAGTTAATAAATGCACCAGGAGGAAGGACAGAGTCCAGAAGGAGGAGGGATGCTAAGGAGCTTTTCAGTAGGACTGACTTGGgtacagagggagaaaaaagcacagggaaaaggaaagggagaggtgATCACCTGGACAGGATGCTACAAAGAGCAGTTGCAGGCAACAAgcattaaaaacccccaaacaaacaggaaaaatatagTAGATGACTATTTAAAACCCATGAAGATTAGCATAAGCAACAaatgccatggaaaaaaaagggatgctTGCCTCTGGTTCAACACCTGCCTAcatgtatgtgtgcatgtgtggaAGCATGCACACTGTGCAGCCAACCCATGTGTCCAGATGGTAAAGCTGTAGCTGTTGTCAATTACACACGTAACATTACATTCACAGTAAAAGGCATTTCCATTTGTTAGTAGAGAGGCTGAGCAACATGGTCAAGACCAGGCCTGATTCTCCACTGCTCACACCAGAGGCACAGCCCACCAGCAGATTTGGACCAGCTCCCACTTTACAGAAGGTGGCCTCCATCAGTCAAATACTGCTCACTTGTTATTAACAGTGGAAAAAGCCATTGACAAATGCCTTCTTTTCATTCTATCACACCACGGGCTTCTTCCAGGCCGTCAAACCTGTTTCATGATCAGACTTGGTAAAAAGCATTAACCCAGCTCAGGAACTTTTCTCAGTGAGTTACTCATCATTCACCCAAGCATGTCTCAACAGCAAAGCAGTATGTCAGGTTCTTTAGAGACAGGAATGTTTCTAATGATTTACAGGTTTTCATTGTACCCAAGTaagaaaccacatttttttcttcacattgtGATAGAAAAGGGTCCTTTTTAATTATTCCCCACAGTCCTCTTCCATGTAACACTCCCATTGACATCAATGAGATTTAAGCACGTGGAAGTCATGCAGAAGCAGGTAATTTCTGACTAGTTGTTAGTCTGTATCATGTAGCAAAGCAATGGCTGAAAAACAGGGTTATCACtcctacttttattttaataggtCACGAATAGTAGGTAACGGAGAAGGTTTGGCTAATGAAGGGTTAAAGCTACAAACACAGTACTCAGAAGAAAGGATACAagtaaagatattttaaagccTTATGAAGATCAACACACAACAAGAGCATAAGTGAAAGCTTGCAACAGTTTGTCGCTATCTAGAAACAGgttttcactttaaatttaatttgctaTAGGAGACTGCTCATCTGAGAAATGTTAAGCAACGTACTTCCAGGCAAAACATTACTCCATCCTATCTCTACTCACATGGTGGCTTTTGGGtggttttaatattaaaaaagaaaattagaagaaattGCATTTGCAAAACTGCCCACAGACATGCACACATCCTTTGCCTATGCTAGCAGGCATCCATTCTCAGCATTGGGATATAATCTTCCCAGATTTCTTCTGGCTCCTACCAAAAGACAGCAGGCAGATGGGACAATATTCTCAGACACAAACACCAAAATCTTTTACTTAAGATCCATATTTTAGGATGATGTACCAGTTTTCATTTCTAAGTAAGCTTTCATTGGTATCTGTATTAAATCTGCCTGTATCTACAACTCATCTGTTTAATGATGGCTATATGAATGTtcctccaggcatggggcagaTCTGCAGCTTACAGAGTCTGGAGTAGTTTCATGTACATCACAGAGGTTTTACAGCTTTACAGTGACTGAAGAACTTGCTACTTAAATTAATGCCCCTTATGGTATCCAATTGCTAAATAATCCTTTTCAGACACTTCCAAAATCTGCCTCAGAAGAAGAATTTACTAATTACAGCAAAGCAACTGTGCCAGGCACATAATGGACTTTTGACTCCCTGCTTCTTGGCCAAAGGCTGTTgccaccccaaaccccaaaatgGTAGTGCCAAAAGCAGAACAGCTGAAGGCTTTTGAGACCTTGCTGTGATGTCCCGGCACTTCCTAGGACAATTCCCAAGACCAGCACTGCAGTCAGAGGGAGCATACAGACACCAGCAGGCCACAGGGATGTCAAGACACATCAGACTATCCCATTACCTCTCCAGCATCACCCTCCCTACTAACCTGCTATAGCCCCTTGGgagcaagggaaagaaaggggcTATAGCAGCCTCACTGTTGCTCCCTCAACAGCACCCAGCTagagaaacacaaataaatgcagtatttccaGAGTGTTCTAAAGAAACAAgcactctgcagcagctgctgtgccatcTGAAGTCCAGCTCTCCCATGTGGGCTCTGTGGGCACAGGAGCCAGGAACCCATCTTGATCTGCTTCTGGTTTGACACAGCCCTGTGGGTCACCCCTccaccccagcagctggaggagtgTTCACACAGGATCCATGAAGATGTGCTCCTGCTGTTGCCAACCGATCTTATTTTAGATACTAAGGTGCAGGAGGGCCCAGGGAGACAGAAGGATCTGGCTTcagcccttctccagccctTGTGCAGAGGTAAGAGCCTCAGGCCAGGAGCACACTCACTGAAAGGCATCTATAATGCCTTAAAGACGCATCTAAAATTGCACATGATGAAGCTGGGCTAATACAGGTTCTGCACCCGGATCTGGCAGGGTCACAGGATCACACAAATGTTTCTCATTTGACATGGGCTACAATTTTTGTATCACTCAAGACCTGCAGGAATTGTAGCAGCTCTAGGggatacattatttttttctcccactatGTCCTGGTTCTGAAGGAATCCCACAAGCAGAATATACAAGCAATGGAGACTCCTCACCACCAAATTCTGTAGCCAGTGTCTCCCCACTGCAGCAAAGGAATTAGACTAAACCCTTGTAGCAAAGAACTTACTTGATGAATTTACCTCATGCAGCTGCTTGTGCTTTCCCTCTGGACAAGCTCTGACCACCACAAatacagcagcagctttggagaGTAACTTtttctgactttatttttttccctgtgtgtctgtgtgcacacatgGGTATGCAACCCTTGCACCAGCATCTGGACATCTTCACCAGTGAAATGGTTAATTCAGTTCAGTATCCATGTGATAGTCCTCCACTGATCCAAATGAACAATTTCCCCTACTAAAATGCCAGGCAGACTCTCATTTTTGGGCTGGGAAAGCCACAGTCCTGCTTGAATGAGCATCTGAACAAAGAGGCTTGTGCCACTTCTCTCCATGGCATGGAAAGCAATTCTTCAGCAAGACTGACAGATAAAAACACACTGCATGCCAAAGTCAGAATTTCCCACGTGCTTGTTAACAAACCTCTCGTTATTTTTCACAAGACAAGAACTGGATTAATTCTTTGCAACAAACAATTTAATTGCACCTCAAAGTTCCCCTTAGATCTCTATCTCCCAGGACCAGATCACACTTCTACTCTTCTGCACTCAGCAAAGAGGGGCTGGGTCTGCTGCCAGGCATGACAAATACAGAATGATCTGAGAGAGGGCACCCATTCCCTGGCAAGCAGCAGAAGCAATGTGAGCAGTGTCCTCTGAAAATCATACATGCTCTTATCACTCATGAATGGTTCAGTAGAGGTGACATATTCCAACAACTGGCTGCAAACCTTTAGATGTGTCAGAGCAGGAAGACTCGGACAAGTAACTTCTCTTGTAGGGTTTGTTCAGTGGGGGAGTACTTATGGGCTCTCCCATTCTCTGCCAGACCGTGTCTCCTCAGAGTGGTGGCTCTTGTAGAGGGCAGCGAGACATTGTGCAGGTCCGCCTGTGCTGGCTTTGCGGCTGTGTCTTTGCCAGCTGAGCAGAAGTGAGAGGCTGCGACATCATTCACAGCATCATTCCACCACTGCTGGCAGAAGCTGGGCCCTAGCAAggcttcccactgctgctgcctcaaaCTCTGATAAGGAAACCTCTTGACCACTTAAACCCAAAAACAAGTCTTTGGAGAGGAAGGGGAGCAGGTCAGCTTCTCCTTTCTAGCTCTGGGAATGAGAAGCAATATCAGCTTGATGGTTTCACAGCTCCTCTATGTCcactcttccctctccctgctaTAGCTGGGCAACAGGAGCTTTTTTTTTAGAATGTATTGTATCCCTTATTATTTGGGAAAACGGGAAGGAGTTGTCTTCTATGGAGCCAGGACTGACAGTACTGTGAGGATGGCTTTTGCCTCACTATGAGCATCATAAAGCCAAGTAAAACATATTATTTGAGATTCATAAAACAATCAAAGACAGCTTATATAACGACAGCTTGCAGGCAGAAGCTCGGGGAGCAGATCCCATGCTTAAGACTGAAGCAAAAGGCACCCAGAGGGAGGTCCCTTTGTTGACACTGTCCCACTGGGGAATGAGGGGATGAACCACAGACAGAGCTAGCTGAAGGGACAGCCATCTCCCCAGCTTACCCAACACATGAGCCAAGTCCCACATTGCACCTGCTTCAGTTCCCAGCACAGATCCCTAAGAATGCTATTTAGCCCTCTTCCCTCTAAATCTCAGTTAGGCCCATTACACAGAATATCCTTGTGGAGGGCAGTTACCAGCATGGCACTGCCAGACAAGACTGTGATGTTGggaatacaaagaaaagttACTGGATCTGTCCCGCAACCACCCAATCCTCTGGCATTTACAGCACCCTGCAGACCTAATGAGCTAAATTCTCTAATTCTCCCTGAAACATTGCATCTTGTGACTCCAAAGTGTTTGGAAAAACAATTCAAAATCCAGAGCTGCCTCCCCGCAAGATTATTCACTGTCTCCAAAACACATCCAGGCTTCAGGAGGCAAAGCTCAGATATTAATGGATGGTGTGTGGGGCACAGGATTGGCATGTCTGAATGCACACTGAACATTTCTGGCTGGGATGGGCAGTCTCCCCAGGCACTAACACCACAGAGCAAGAGCAGAAGGCTTTCATGCAGACTAAGATGGTTACATGCAAAGCGAGAAGGTGAAAGGTCCAAGTACCAGGTCAAAGGTTGCCTCGAGCGGTCGCTTCAGTGATCTGACAGCTGGCTGAGTCTTAATTAGCAGGCAGCGAGCACATTGATGGCAATGGGCCGGGGAGGGGGATCAAGCACAGTAACAAAAACAGCAAGCAGAGGTGTGTCaagagaaagcagcaatttGGGGAGGcgaagagaaaaaaaattaaaaagtgaatgCATTATACAAGATATTAAAAAGACGAGGCACGCACAACACGGGGTGGCTGGGTAATTACCTGGCCTAGTGGCAAGTCAGTTATTTTTCCTCAAtaagttttaaaagtaaagaaatgtCATCACAGGACATGTGCTTTGGAGCTTCATCACATCGGCTGGCACATCTGGGCAGCAGCGCTCAGGTATTAGCACCTGCACAGGGACTGGCACTGGGCTCCAGCCCTCATGCTGCAGCTACACATCATGCAGAGGCCAGCAGAGCACTCATGGAGATAAGAAAGACCACTGGAAAAGGAGGGAGCATCAAGCACATGCTTAAGTGCTGTCCTGGGACTGAGCCTTACCCAGTTCATCCAGTGCTGCACTAACTTCAGTCAAGCAGGAGTGAGTAAAGCTACTACTTGTGTACATCAAGTAACTGCAGGATTGGGTCCctcagaaatgctgaatttaGATTTGAAGTCATTCCAAATCTGTTTTAGAACGTAGACCCATAGCCTGGCATCTGTTTGTCACTCCAAGAAAATGGAGcacctttctttcctttaataaaGTCTTACACCTCAACAGGTAGAGTAAATGCATCAAACCTTGAAAAGTCAATGAATAATGTAGGctgttttggtagcaggggtGATGCAACAAGCcatcaataaatattttaaaggttCTAGTTAGCAGCATACAAATAGggttaattacatttttaagagaaGCCAGCAGGATGAATAAAACATGCCTTGGCTTTGGTTAAGTAGCAGTGTCCTATATAAttagtgaaaaaataaagattcaaTTGTGAAAAACACAagagttttatttcagaaggtTATTTTTCAACAGACCTGCACTCTTATTtcaacaacaataaaaacagtaagaaaactAATAAATAAACTCTGCAGGACAAATAAATACTGCAGTATAAATTAATTGTTCAAATTACATTCCAGGTAATATTGATACTACAAGGAGAGCACTTGCTTAATTTCTAGAATTGCCCTGGCTCTGCATTAAATTTCATAATGAATTAAAAGCAACCTCCTTTactatcttaaaaaaaagaaaaaggtatttagAAAAATTTTAGTAGCCTTAATAATAAATCAAAGAGGAGGTAAGagcttttttaatattaatttttaaaaaaattaagaaatcatAGAAGCGATGGAAGGGACTTCTAGAGATCAGCTAGACCAAcaccctgctcaaagcagggtcaacTACAGCAGCTTGCTTGGGACTCCATTCAGGCAGGTTCTCAGTATCTCCTAGGATGGAGAATCCTGTTGTagtctttgttctttctttggtaaataaatttttatttatgtttaaatgGTATGTCCTGAATTTCAATTTGTGTCCATTGCTTCTTGTCTTTTCATTAGGCACCATTGGGAAGAGTTTACCTCCACCTTCTTTACCTCCCACATCAGGAACTTATGTACATGGGTAAGCTCCCCTGGgcctcttcttccctccccagctctctcatcTCTGGAATAATAGGTGCCATTGAACCCAACTCAACAGAATGGCAAACATTTATATAAGCTAGGAGTCACCTGGTAAGTCTTCCTTGACTCATGTTCAGAACTGTAGATATAAGTAGTCAGAATTCAACTTAAAATGCAGGTGGGACCATGTCTTCCAGGTCCAAAGCATTAAACAGGTCAGGAAGTCACCCTTGGATTGTGTCTTGTAATTTCACTAAGTCTTGGCAAAGGTATCGGACACAAGTTTGCTAAGCTCAAGCAACTGGTATCACCCGCTTTTTGCAGAGAACAGGCCAGGATCTCCCTGAAAAGGATGTACTATGTATTGAGGAAGCTGAACTGACCCCTATGAGTCAGCCAGGGAAGGCGTTGGGTGCTGCTGCACTTGCATTCATGTCACATCACAATGCCATGTCAGCAAATCACAGGGTTGGGCACCATGTCCCTATCTGGTGAGATGTACTGTGGCACTGAGGGCTTCATGCTGTGGTGAGAATGGAGACAGGATGAAGAGATGGGATGCATCTTGCACATGCTCTCAGCTCTCTAGTCAGCCATTTACAAAGCTCTCTACTTTTCCACAAATGACACATGAAATCTCTTTGCAATGGAAATGTAGCTTGAGAAGAGCTCTACTTACCAttgcagctgcagctgtctgGTTCACCTGGTGTTGAGCTGCCTTGATTTTGGCTTGCAGGTGTGCAGGGGGATGAAAGTACTTGCATTTCTCCCTAGAGCATCGACCTTTGATGTAATCCATGCAAACTGtaacagtattttcatttgtgtcTATCATTGCAATATCTATAGGGTGAGCATAGCGGCAATCATTCTCACCACGTGTGCAATTTCCACGCTGAAACTCTCGACAAACCTTAAAAGAAAGTCACGTTGTTGAACAGAACATCAAGTTACTTTTCATTCAGTATTTTCAATACATAGTTCGGTTGGCCACATTAAACCATGCGTATATTCTAAATCCATGCTCATCTGGGGCAACACATATATCAACAGACAGAGGGGCAACTGGCGCTACTCACAACTGCTTCAGGGgatgaaaaaacccacaacgCTAATAAGGCCAATTATCAAATGCAAGCGAAGTACAGAATTTGTGCAGAATGGAAAGTGACTCCAGAAAATCAGTGTCATTTTGACAAAGCTTTTGCAAGTCAGGATTCTTCCCCTGACTTAAATGTTAATAACTCTGCTATTTGTGTCTCACCTGGATTATGTATTTGTTGTGGATCACACTCTTGGGTAGGACATTTAATTCTAAATGTTACATGCTGCTGGCTATTTGCAACAAGTACTTTTTCTTAAATAGGAGGTGCCTCTTTCACATAAATAGTCTCCCTTCCCTTCACAATAAAACCCCGACCCTGGCATTACATGACTGCACATCTGATTACATAGCAATGTGTTTGAAGGTGTTGTCGAAATTACTAGGTGCACTAGGATTTTGCAGATTCTCTTAAGTTATGACCACTGAAGCAtcagaggcagaggaaaaggtTCTACAAAAAGTCTGCAAGGTTTCTTGTCCAAGGAACTGAGAGAAGATCTTGAATAATATAGCAAGTGCTGTAGCTCATGTACCATTGTGCAGTCAGACTGAGTGTGGGGAAAGATGAGACATCAGCAAGGCAAGATAAAATATACAACACAAAACAATGCGTTTTGAAATTACACCCTTCTCCACTATCTTCCTGTGTTATAATTTACACCTGCAGGGGCCTCTGACTTCAGGTCCTCAGCCCTTGTCTCCTGCAGAGTCTCTGCTTAGGGTTTGAAAGACATTTACAACTCCTCCACCACTAAGTCCCAGCATGTCCAGCCAATTGGGGAGGGAGAGATGTCTTTCCAATGCCCCACACT
Coding sequences:
- the MBNL3 gene encoding muscleblind-like protein 3 isoform X3, which produces MFAQQMQFMLPGAQLQPITTFPVTPSLATSPTMAFSPYLSHVSPGMGLVPAELLPNTPVLVSGNPAVTVPGGSAGQKLMRTDKLEVCREFQRGNCTRGENDCRYAHPIDIAMIDTNENTVTVCMDYIKGRCSREKCKYFHPPAHLQAKIKAAQHQVNQTAAAAMALPPGALQPLPKRPALEKNNGATTVFNPSVFHYQQALANMQLQQPTFIPTGSVLCMTPTASVVPMMHGATPTTVSAATTPATSVPFAATATANQISQLSVDELSSSMFVSQM